Below is a genomic region from Cotesia glomerata isolate CgM1 linkage group LG5, MPM_Cglom_v2.3, whole genome shotgun sequence.
GGATGCGTCCCCGTTATTTAACGTGGCGGGATCCCCAGGAAGCCTACACCACAAAAAAAACTCAgcttttactttttacaaaaatttatttctcgtAATGAACACAAATATAACAATCACTCAATACTTatcaatgaataaaattaacagtTTTATACAGTTACAAACTTAAAACTTCCTTGTAAACAATGTTTTTCGTCTTTTTTTCTGGTTGAAGAATAATCAAGTTGTCCGGTGAACTGACTCTTGAGCATGCCACGTAAAACTGACTATGAGAAAAACAATCATGTCTCAAATCTTCACCAGCTAATTTTAAACTCTGCCCCTGCGCTTTATTGATAGTCATAGCATAGCAAACCCTAACAGGAAATTGTAGACGTTTGAAGTTGAAATGGAAGTCAGATGGAACCAAAGGAATTCTTGGAATAAATACGACTTCTCCTTCATGTTTACCTGTTAAAATTGTagcttcaataatatttttatgtaaatttttcacttgtaGTCTGGTACCGTTACA
It encodes:
- the LOC123265493 gene encoding ATP-dependent DNA helicase PIF6-like; the encoded protein is MLLREQNAHNVSADGLTDKIYPDINKIGVNYSSWLKERAILTPTNDSANSINNFLLEKLSTNQMKYKSIDTVVEVDDAVHYPVEFLHTLNPPGIPSHILNLKIGAPIMLLRNLNPPKLCNGTRLQVKNLHKNIIEATILTGKHEGEVVFIPRIPLVPSDFHFNFKRLQFPVRVCYAMTINKAQGQSLKLAGEDLRHDCFSHSQFYVACSRVSSPDNLIILQPEKKTKNIVYKEVLSL